From the Argentina anserina chromosome 3, drPotAnse1.1, whole genome shotgun sequence genome, the window CTCTTTTTCCGCTAGATATGtggaatatcactttgatgtgacagtcttcccgtcgttagggggagataagaacaaaaaatgttcaagtggaacgacatgaattgttgtggtttgtccccactgtgtctcatcttgatccccactattgcacaaagtgatgagatcacatATATTAGCTGCAAATATGCTTGCAAGGTTCAATGTCCTAAGAACAGGACATGACGCCACCCAAAAGGATTTGGACATTGCGTTGCCACCATAAATTGTGACATGTTGACATcataaagtggcataaatggtgtcataggccgtggctctctaaggaagagggggagaccacCTTATGTTTGATATATACTCAATTAAAGGAAGAAAGCGAGTTTGGCACGATTAgatccataatctcaaattCGTCTCATGAGAATTCctggattttggttatcactGGGGGACACCTAagatgttagaacaaatccttgaatatatagagatctctacaaatacaaaccacatgaggatgtaggatattgagtcttcatatcgaaccatacttcgttgagaaataacaacgtagtaattttggctTAATGGAAAGAAGCGATCCAACATGAACCAAagttcactaacaaagagatatgtatttgggcaggtgaagccgacaccgcaagtgtaaaccctatcatatatctttgttaaGATGCGTATGAGAATTAAGAGTATAGACTCACTTTATGGTGCAAGGTTTCTCACTAACGCACTGGAATTGACTACGAGGAGATATTCTTTTGTAATTGACCAcaaagagatattctcgtaatggatgtcattgcactccactaccttatcagtttggtagtttTCGAAAAACTGATAAATGCAGCTTATGAAAGTTGTAACAAGATATCTCTATGTGGGATCGAAattaagagatatacatgaaagtcatagaacaAACTTTATCCACCCAAGAAATGGTTCTAGATCACGTAGCATTACAAAAAGAATTGAAACGTTCACGAAGTAAGatacttgattatgaatagTGATCATGTGTTATATCATTGCGtattcaatatggatttgcagagtattttgatgaactaaaaaaaGGATGTCGCCATTATAAATCATAAGTcgaaaatgaaaaagatcattgGGAAGACACAGTCTTAAAATTAATCTTGAGAactgtaatattgatgattaaccatcaatcgGTTTTAAAGATCTCTAAAAGTTAAAAGTCAAGCTTATATAGCTCGCATGATCAGTCGAAGTTTTTAAATATAGATCAGTTTTCGTCTAAATGAAAgatgacgaataagtgtcaGGAAATGAGATTCACTATACAAGTGCAAAGACGCATTATTGCACTTAAcacaatatacttgactcgacaTCTCATTCGCTATATAGCTTAGCGCCTATGCAACAACAGTACCTAAATGTTTAGGTTTATAGTCCctataaagaaaagagaaaacgacATGATGAGAATGAATTTTATTCACGTCGTTGCATATTTGGCGTAAAGAAATACGTATCAAATAAGatgcataattaaatatgcaaaagttatcaaagcTCTCATGATTAATTTAAAGATCAGAGTGAGGTGCAGACATCAGGGGGAGTGTAGCACATATATGTTAATCTTAAATGTAATAGGTGCGTTGTGCTATTTTCCACTTCgatcaaaattttattttctcccattgggttttgttacttggaaagatttttaatgaggcaacaccttatgcaccattatatattcaactcggcataagggggagtgttgaaggaaaaacaccattagtgtgcattcgttaaagtaaataacatattgagttaatgacgtttatggtcaacggatgtaacaaaccaatcaccattatgtagccttaattatcattgtaattatcatttatttctattgtaatcatgACCCCTATATAAAAGAGATTATCAATAAGATGAGTAGATAATTCCATTTTTCCCTACAATAATAATTTAAGTGttgttcatttcatattttatcATTTCATTCGTTTGTCTATTGTAAGTGAGGGAATCCGTTAGTGAGAGCTGCGTGAGACTTCTTTGTATCTCCTTAATCCTGTGCTTCACGGCAACTCGTGCCCAAGTAGTTAGGGTAGGGATGTTTCCCGGTAGGTTAAGGATATCAATATACACCTATTAATGATTTGTAGGGCATCCAAACCAAACAGCTTGGAAACACCGTTACATGAATGTTAGAATCGTAATCAAGTTTTGGTGGACACATAGATAGAatgcaccttttttttttggacgtGAAATGCACCTTAACTTGGCCAAGCTTAGTGATACGAGTCGATCTCAAAATTCTCATTTATCATTAAGATGttgataaataaaaattaatgttCATCAACAGAAAAAACAAACTAATATGAAGTAAAAATGTATAGAATGTAAATTCAGAGACAACAATAATTGATCCAATAAAGGTTGGAGACATGTCAAGTTGCCCCATGCTTGTTTGTTGCAATGGCAGGCTACTAGTTTAGGGGCTAGTAGACATGACTGATAGGACAGAGACTCACTGAGCAAGCACAGAATGAGCAGAACTAAGCTCAGAGGCTCTCAATTCTATAACCCACAAATTCTAGGTCTAATACTCTTTCCTAATCAATCCCCATCAACccagaaacaaaacaagaaaatgaaCCTCACAACTGGTTGTTGTTACCAGTAGAGTAATATTCAAAGCCGAATTTGCCAATTTGGTGTCTCCGCCCCAAAACAAAGAGAATCTCCAACTattttcaccaaaacaaacaaacaaaggcTAAGCTCAGAGCTCCCCTAATAAGCTACACTCACTGGCCTTGTGGGTTGGCATTACCTGTGTCCTCCTCACCTCTTCATCTTTTTCTATTAATTAACTCTAAAAAAGCTTAAGAACAGATTACCCTATAATTAAACATGATCTACACAGCCACCTTGTTGGTCCTTAAACTCCAGTCCTACCTTAAAAGCTTAATAGTGGGCCTTTCGGGATTTATAATCACTCCCATCATTACATCACAAATCCAAAGCTCCATTTTCTTGGATTCCTACTTTCCCCTTCCAAATTTCTCCAACTTCCCAAGAAGGAAGCTTTAATAGAGATTTTCCTTtaaacccttctctctctctctctctcagataAAGTTTACATCTTTCTTTGACTCATTGATTACCCACTTCAATTACTTCAATCCTTTAAAGAACCCAGTTCTTCAATCTCTCAATCTTTGCTTCCTAAAGAAACCCAGTAAAACCCTAATTACTGGGTTTATCCAAGCTTCACACAGACCTCCAATGGCGGCCGAGAACGCACTGAAATCCAAAGAAGTCTCGGCGATGATCAAACACGGCTTCATCTCCGACCAATCCCTCTCATTCTCGCCGTCAAGATCCACCATTTCCAAGCTCCActactcctcctcctcccccaCCTCCAAAACCCCACCCTCCCCTCCGCCGCCGCCCTTCTCCGCCGCGCAATTCACCCGGCCGAGCAACTCCCAGACCCTCTACGAGATGATGTCTGGCGAGCACCACCACCGGGACTCCGACCGTAGTAGTAGTAGTCTCCACCAGAAAGTCCACAAGCTCATCGAAACGGCGCCGTTTAGGAACCCGGCCCTTGTTTCTGGTGACGTCAGGCTGACGGTGGTGGCCAAGGATGGGTTCAAGGTGTCAATGGATGTGCACAAGAGTGTGCTGGCTTTGAAAAGCCGGTTCTTTGCAGAGAAGATGAGGAAAGATAGAGGGGTTGCACATTGTGTGGAGATTTCTGATTGTGATGATGTGGAGGTCTATGTGGAGACTGTGGTGTTGAtgtactgtgaggatttgaaGAAGAGGTTGATGGGTGAGGAGGTCTCCAGAGTTCTGGCTTTGCTAAAGGTGTGTGCTTTTTTTTATGCCTTGCATTTTATGTGTTTTTGGATTTTGCTTTGTTTCTTTGTGCTGTGTGATTTGGGTTGCTGGGAAAGTTTGGATGAACACATTGGTTGAGTGGTTGTCGGGTATTCACTTTTTCCTGAGTTTAGTGATTGTGAGGTTTTAGTGATGGCAAGACATGTCTCTAAAAAGAGGAAGGATTTTGTCTTGGGGGGATTGTGAAAGCTGCAGGACCTTAGGTTATGGAAAGCTTTGGGTTGTCTTGGCTTGGTGGGTTTTGGCTTTTGAATGCAAGTGGTCATGACAATAAATTTTGGGGTTCTGAGGTTCCTTAAGAGGTACTGAATGTAAAGTCTATTTTAGGTTTTTCAGTGCTTGTTGCTTCACCAGATGTTGTGAGAATTAATGTAAGTTATATTACAGTAGCTTGAGAAAATGGCATGGTTGGAATTTTAAAATGGCATGTGTGTGTTTTAATGCCATTCAGATTACAGTCTTTTTTCTGTCTTTATGTGACTGTTTGATCTCTTATTTGATCTCTGAGCTTGTTTATGGTGGAATGTATTGGTGTAATCCTCTGTTTGTTCTGTTTTAGGTCTCTGCGGCTCTCATGTTTGATGAAGGCATTGCCTCATGCTTGGAGTACTTGGAAGCAGTTCCATGGTccgaggaggaagaggagaaagTTAAATCTCAACTCAGTGATCTTCAGCTTTGTGACAAGGCCAGTGATCAAGTTTTGCTCAGAGTGTCCTTGGAACCATCCACGTCTGCTAGAGCTGATGAAATCTTATCAAGACTGCTCACTGGTGTTCTTCAAGCAAAAGATGATAGAGCCCGTCGAGAAATGAAGACTCTCATTTCCAGGTTGCTGAGAGAAGATGCAGTGAATGATGGGAATAGGCTTGATGTGTCTAAAGAAACCCTTTACCATCTTTGCCATAGATGTTTGAGTTCCCTTGTCTTGTGCCTATCCGAAGCTACAGGAGTGGACGAAAAGCGAGACCGGGGGTTATTGATGGCCGAGATAGCAAGAGAGGCTGACAACATGCAGTGGATTGTTGATATAATGGTAGACAAGAAAATGGGTGAAGACTTTGTGAAATTATGGGCAGATCAGAAGGAGCTTGCAGTCCTCCACTCAAAGATTCCAACCATGTACCGACATGAAATCAGCAGAATCACAGCCGGGTTATGCATCGCAATTGGGAGTAGGCATTTGCTGGTGCCAAAAGACACAAGGTTCTCTTTGTTGTCGACCTGGCTGGAAGCACTTTATGAGGACTTTGGATGGATGAAGAGGGCGTCGCGATCTGTTGACAAGAAACTCGTTGAAGAGGGTCTAAGCCAAACGATTCTTACACTTCCTTTGCATCAACAACAGGCCATAATGCTGAACTGGTTTGACCGATTTCTAAACAAGGGAGATGACTGTCCCAACATTCAGAAGGCGTTTGAAGTTTGGTGGAGGAGAGCTTTCATTAAACATGTGGCAGAGCAGGAAGATCATAGGTTGCAGATAACTGTTTGTGATTATCCCAGTTGAACAAGTTTATAGAATCGACACGATATATAGAAAGCAGCAACCTTTTGTTCTCAATTAATTCTTTTCAACCCTTGGTTGAATCTTTCAACGAGTAGTGATTCCTACAATAGCGTTTGAATGATGTTTTCCAAAGACCCATCTTCACCTATCACCCTCTATACtcgttgaaaaagaaaaaggcttGAATTACAATATAACTATGTAGATGGCTTGATTTTTCGTTTATACTTCGGGTTTCATATGAAGAAATGGGCTGAATTCTGGTTTCAGTGGTTTGTGATTCTGACTTGTTTTGACGAAACAGAGAAGATAACTGAATAGCTAAAATTAATTACTTCATAGACAACTTTATGATGCAAATCAAGGGGAACCTTGGGTTGATCAGTCGATCGGAAATTAGAGCGTACGACATTATTCAGGTGCATATCCGTCAAATTATGATGCAAAATAAGGCAATGATGAACTCTTATTCGCTTTCCAGAGATGCACAGTTTTTTTTCCCCCAAAGATGCATAAGTTTATGAGAACTCTAGTCACAACCTATTCAATTAGAGCAGGTATACATTTTCTAATAGTCACAAGTTTACACGGTTAAACGATACTCTGTTACTGTTAACAAAGTATCAGGATCTGCTAATTATCAAGCGGCACCGTGGGTACCAGTCTCGGCAGGTTTGGTGGTTCTAGCCATCTGGTTACCAATTTGCGTCTTTAACATTCTGCATAAGTATGCTTGTGCCGGAAGACAATGATGTTTCCATAAACGCAAAGATGGTTTCACATTGCAGGGAGGCTACATGATATGAAACTACTCACCCTGAATGTCATTACATCCGCTAAAAGCATCATATGGCGATCATCTATGTTCATCCCGTGTGATTTCATAGTATACTTTATCTCCTCAATGATACAAGTTCTTGCAGCTTCAATTCCAAGTGTCTGCTGCACTTCAATAATATCATTACTTGTGGTTTTACAACCATCTACTCCTCTAGTGCTCATTACTTCCAGAAGACCCTTGCTAAAAAGTTACACGATTGATGTTAAAATTCGAGAAACAAGTACGGTAGACAAacaattttgaaattcaaacaaaTTTAACCATGACAACCAAGAAAAATACTACAAAAAGCACCCAAAATCATGCCACCAAATgtgagaaaaataaaagaccATGACATAGAGGGAAAATGAGTAACATAACATGCCATGTGTATGCTGATATCGACATAGAGTCGAGGAAGTATCATTACAATATAATTTGACCCAGTATTGTTATTAAATTTCAATTGTCAGCAAAGACAAAATTCCAAAATTTTGACAATTTGATTTGGTGAACTTTAAACTTGAGCCAATGCCCTTCCATTAACTCTTCCAATATTATCTTTTAAAAGTGAACAAGCAGAGTGGTCAATAATGTTACTCGAGGAAAAATGTACCCTATGAGGGAATTAGACTTGGCATATCAATCTTAAGACTTGATAAAGTAATCATGTCTGCTCATTTTGTTACTTCTGAATTACTTTTGAACACATTGATAGAGTTTGCCGTATGTGCAAATTAGCACACCTCAAAACCAGAAGGGTATGTACTGAACTCAGGCAGGGTCGTAGTTTGGGCCTAGGGCAaaatatttctcatttgattaTTATGTGCAGCCACTGATATTTACATGGAAACATGAAAATATTTTAGTAAGCAATGCAACAAATTGTATCAAAAATATGCTGAAATCATCAACAATTTGCATGACCTAATAATGAAATTAGAAATTTAAACATGCCAACATCAAAGGAACTCAGTCATTACTAAATCcagaaatatatattccaaGAGATACAAACTCACCCTTCAGCAAACAACTTGTACTTCTTTGCTTCTCCACATTTAACGTCAATATCTTTTTTGTCCCTTTTAACTTTTTCTTCATCAATGACAACACGTTCGATGGTCTTTATACCCTATTATTATAGGAAAAGAATTGATTCATATCTTCATGGAACAATAATTTTGAGataaaaagaaagacaaaaagtaaacaattctagaagcCTCACCCGTACTATGACATTGGGGAGCATACTCTTCAAATAGTAGAGGTGAAAATGTAGCTTTCTTCTATCTTTCTCGTGAGAATGTACTTCAACTGTTTGATTATCTGGAACCCTAATGTGCTGCATATAAGACGTGAtcatgagatatatatatatattgaatcacttatgttgaaaaaatttgaccgaaaagtgtgccaaaattggaacttcactctgaaacttcagagtgaaccttcactctagatagagactgtatatatatatatatatatatatatatatatatatatatttgataactgacaattaaaatacacaCCTCATGTTTTAATTTAATCCTTGGAGTACCCAAAATTGATTCTTTTACAACATTGGAATCTATAGACAAGTGTGCGTCTTGTATCACGGCCATATCAAGCTTGATAGCTACATATGCTGCTCTTGGACTCATTACAATCTCAATATAGTCAGCAACCTTCAAGACAACAAGACAAAATCTAAGTGAAACCATGCAACCTTCACGACAATAATCCTTAATTTTTTCTTCAACTTATCACTTTCAGTGGGTAGAGCATCAAATACTATAGACTTGATTGAGAGATGGATATGACCAGACAAGCTACTGACTTAATTGAGTGATAGATATGAAAAGCAAGCTACTAAAATATAAGGACAAGTTAACTCTTAAATGTCATTGGAAAAATAGTTTCACGCATACCTGCCCAagatttgtttttcaattcgACCTGCTACCATCCGTGCAATCATTGGATTATCATCACACTCTAGTACTGCAGTAATGATAGgagtattgattttttttgctCCATTTATTATCTCCTTGATGCGAGGGACTCCAAGCGTAACGTCTAACGATGTGTTAAGGATCAAATAACCAACCAAGTAATAGCCAATAGGTTATGCAGGTATACATATTCATCTTCATTAGTTCTTatgaataagaaaataaatcaaGGATACTCATGCTTGCAACTCCAGCAAAGTGAAAAGTTTTTAATGTCATCTGTGTCCCAGGCTCGCCAATACTTTGAGCTCCAATAACTCCAATTGCAGTACCAGCATCAACTTTTCCCGAATGATATCGGGAAATACAAGTATCAAGAAAAACCTACAGTTTGAACAAATAGGAAAGTTAATATAGGCAGACAACAATATTTCCTAAACACTaccaataaaaatatattgggTGAACTACCTAGAGTTGTATAGGGTCATATATGCAACGGTTAAACTCACGGTTCAAAAAACTTCTCTCCTCAATGTAATACAAAAACAGAAGAGCATTCACAAAATGACATTTGCTAGtaaaacagaaaatataaCAAGTACCTCTAGCTGTCTACGAGTGACACCAGATATATTTTGGACAATCTTCTCCAGAGTTGCAGACTTCACCTTCCAACCAGGACTTTGATTTAATAAAAAAGCCTCCTGTGTTTTACTTAATGCTTTTACATATTCATCCAGGAATTTCTCTATAGAACTTTTAAAACCCATAGAGCAACCACCATCAGGAGTCATATCTTTTTCCAAAAGCCTGCTTCTCACTATTTCAGATACTTCTTCAGGAGAAAGGCTTTCGCGTTCTCCAGCAGGGAATGTGGCCTGTATACAGATATCACATTTAAGCATtaacaaaatattattttcacCCTTATCAGGAGAGAATGATTGGTTCATACCTTGGCTTTGAAAAACAACCGGTAGAAGTCTAATGGTGCTCCACCTTTTCCTTCCATCATTGCAGGATCCATACCGTCATCTCCATAATAAAACTGAACAATACCTCCATTTGCGGCCCGAACTGTTTTATCATACTGAACAGAGAGGTCCTCTAGAACTTTAGACAATATACGAGACATGTAACCTGTGTCAGCAGTTTTGACCTGCATCAATCACAAACAGTCTATTAAGGAAAGGGGCCAAGGCACAAAGATCACTTTCTAATAGGTTGATAAAAACTGAACCCTAATAACGCACTTCACCATTATAGAGTGAGACCATTAATAAAAATACAGGAAGAATATTAGAAAGATATCTAATCAACATTATCTACTTCAGCacctttttttaattttttttaacaacaGCTACTTTAGCAGCTTAACACCATATCAAATGTAAAAATAAGCACAGGCCACAGGGTAACATTATTAAAAGGTATTAGAGATACTATTACTTCACAACTAC encodes:
- the LOC126789282 gene encoding BTB/POZ domain-containing protein At5g60050, whose translation is MAAENALKSKEVSAMIKHGFISDQSLSFSPSRSTISKLHYSSSSPTSKTPPSPPPPPFSAAQFTRPSNSQTLYEMMSGEHHHRDSDRSSSSLHQKVHKLIETAPFRNPALVSGDVRLTVVAKDGFKVSMDVHKSVLALKSRFFAEKMRKDRGVAHCVEISDCDDVEVYVETVVLMYCEDLKKRLMGEEVSRVLALLKVSAALMFDEGIASCLEYLEAVPWSEEEEEKVKSQLSDLQLCDKASDQVLLRVSLEPSTSARADEILSRLLTGVLQAKDDRARREMKTLISRLLREDAVNDGNRLDVSKETLYHLCHRCLSSLVLCLSEATGVDEKRDRGLLMAEIAREADNMQWIVDIMVDKKMGEDFVKLWADQKELAVLHSKIPTMYRHEISRITAGLCIAIGSRHLLVPKDTRFSLLSTWLEALYEDFGWMKRASRSVDKKLVEEGLSQTILTLPLHQQQAIMLNWFDRFLNKGDDCPNIQKAFEVWWRRAFIKHVAEQEDHRLQITVCDYPS